The Erythrobacter sp. Alg231-14 genome has a segment encoding these proteins:
- a CDS encoding MATE family efflux transporter, producing MKDDETSSAQTPVNRPINAKLASGSIIGHLIDQTMPAIVGVAAIMSISLVDAYFIGQLGSEELAAISFIFPISVALSSLGVGVMVGINSVIARALGEGDDARAAKRANFGIVFAAGAGVMIGLILFALLDPLFALMNAPDHLLGLIRIYMEPFALGFPLILAIMGFNGVLRGQGEARKTSTISISYAAANWVLDPFLITGAFGVEGFGMAGAAYATIIGWVIGLTVAVVLTRKSAIPLDFGLLRNTSLVDPAASIMRVAGPAAFSNSINPIGLSILTALVALEGEAAVAGFGAAGRLQSFATVPLLALSGSIGAIVGQNWGASEFDRSRQAALYAFAFCIIWGLGIAIAMVSGGEFLAYLFTEDARVVEEFALYLNIAAWGYAGFGLLIVANGILNAVDKASFALAQSAVRVFLVMLPVAWLLVATWGSEAIYTAELAANLFGGVTGVALIYWVLVRRAPVR from the coding sequence ATGAAAGATGATGAAACCAGCTCGGCCCAAACTCCGGTAAATCGGCCGATTAATGCCAAACTGGCCAGCGGCAGCATCATCGGACACCTCATCGATCAAACGATGCCCGCGATTGTTGGCGTCGCTGCGATCATGTCTATTTCGCTGGTGGATGCGTATTTCATCGGCCAATTGGGCAGCGAAGAACTCGCCGCCATCTCTTTCATATTCCCTATCTCGGTTGCGCTCTCATCTTTAGGTGTTGGGGTGATGGTCGGGATCAATTCCGTCATCGCGCGCGCGCTGGGTGAAGGCGATGATGCCCGCGCGGCAAAGCGGGCAAATTTTGGTATTGTGTTCGCGGCGGGCGCAGGCGTGATGATAGGATTGATCCTGTTTGCATTGCTGGATCCGCTCTTTGCGCTGATGAACGCACCCGATCATCTCTTGGGCTTGATACGTATTTACATGGAGCCATTTGCTCTCGGTTTTCCGTTGATCCTGGCGATCATGGGTTTCAACGGTGTGCTTCGCGGTCAAGGGGAAGCGCGAAAGACCAGCACTATTTCCATTTCATACGCGGCTGCAAACTGGGTTTTGGACCCGTTCCTAATCACCGGCGCATTTGGTGTTGAAGGTTTCGGCATGGCAGGGGCAGCCTATGCGACGATTATCGGTTGGGTGATCGGCCTTACCGTGGCGGTCGTCTTGACCCGAAAATCGGCCATCCCGCTTGATTTTGGATTGTTGCGCAACACCAGTTTGGTCGATCCAGCGGCTTCGATCATGCGTGTCGCCGGTCCGGCGGCGTTCTCAAATTCGATCAACCCGATTGGTCTTTCCATCCTTACCGCTCTTGTCGCGCTCGAAGGGGAAGCCGCGGTCGCCGGATTTGGCGCCGCCGGAAGGTTGCAAAGTTTCGCAACTGTGCCTTTGCTCGCGCTGTCTGGGTCCATTGGGGCCATCGTTGGTCAAAATTGGGGCGCAAGCGAGTTTGATCGGTCTCGCCAAGCGGCTCTTTATGCCTTCGCGTTCTGCATCATTTGGGGCCTTGGAATTGCCATCGCGATGGTGTCTGGCGGAGAATTCCTCGCATATCTCTTTACGGAGGATGCAAGAGTGGTCGAAGAGTTCGCATTGTACCTCAACATTGCGGCGTGGGGTTATGCGGGATTTGGTCTGTTGATTGTTGCCAACGGCATTTTGAACGCGGTCGACAAAGCGTCCTTTGCACTCGCCCAATCTGCGGTTCGTGTCTTTCTGGTTATGCTGCCGGTTGCGTGGCTTTTAGTCGCAACTTGGGGAAGCGAAGCGATCTACACAGCCGAATTGGCAGCGAACCTGTTTGGCGGCGTTACCGGCGTCGCGTTGATTTATTGGGTGTTGGTCCGTCGCGCACCTGTCCGATGA
- a CDS encoding chemotaxis protein CheW, with the protein MDDLLTDFVAETREMLEASEGEIVAWEADPADRARLDTIFRFVHTVKGNCGFFDFPRLAELSHAAEDALADCRSERRTADGALVTAVLAIIDRIALMVDAIEAGEEFTEGGDEELIAALAPGAQTADIPVFPHAPASDLLNDAVPAPGDDPVGKKSENVPTPQRSIRLPVDLLDRVMSGVSDMVLARNDLAHRLRQAGTQPTIDGPFERLTTILADVRDAITRMRMQRIETLFAALPRLVRDLSAELGKQVMVDLEGGDVELDREMIETIRDPITHIIRNAIDHGMESPTTRLSNGKREVGIMSISARQSGNTISIVVSDDGAGIDSERILAKGIATGLISESQRTELSREDILQLIFEPGFSTAEEVSSVSGRGVGLDVVRQNLERVGGSIKVTSTLGVGTMFTLQVPLTLSIIAGLTVEIGDQRFAIPQSYVEEIIHASSKALDYTQMGETALVTFRGNRVPCLMLTEVLDLPAGDLVQGEHTMVMLRLASGDLFALAVDRIHSHGDVVVKPLAPAVMRSGYYAGSTLLDDGQPVLLLDVTNIAGEYGLVSDARNRVLQSFDDQSADDEQDACRAMVFTDYNGRRCAVRLELVQRIETAPVSAIDLSGASPRAVIDGAILPLIGLPDGPISSEKVRLLRLTDGACELLYAVREIDDATQLDDVLKPETDDALIEAVTLVNGQTIALIDGHELFARHGEAPQDAEKPKCRLPDSDWARTILGPLVTSAGYNIAKSDEPDQDVAIWFDDEYEAALALDVTFNSPVIRLRDLPEATEGASTIYRYDREAVIDALRKARAVGGER; encoded by the coding sequence ATGGATGACCTGCTGACGGACTTCGTCGCAGAGACCAGGGAAATGCTGGAGGCCAGCGAAGGGGAGATCGTTGCTTGGGAAGCCGATCCGGCCGACCGCGCGCGCCTCGATACAATTTTCCGGTTTGTGCACACAGTCAAAGGCAATTGCGGCTTCTTCGATTTTCCGCGCCTTGCCGAATTGTCGCACGCCGCCGAAGATGCATTGGCAGATTGCCGATCCGAACGACGCACAGCCGACGGCGCGCTGGTCACGGCGGTTCTAGCGATTATCGACCGGATCGCGCTCATGGTCGACGCCATCGAAGCAGGTGAAGAATTTACAGAGGGCGGCGATGAGGAATTAATCGCAGCCTTGGCACCCGGCGCACAGACAGCTGACATTCCGGTCTTCCCGCATGCGCCTGCGAGCGATCTATTGAACGACGCCGTCCCTGCGCCCGGCGACGACCCCGTTGGCAAGAAATCCGAAAACGTTCCCACACCTCAACGCTCAATCCGATTGCCGGTTGATTTGCTCGACCGTGTCATGAGCGGCGTTTCCGACATGGTTTTAGCACGCAATGATCTTGCGCATCGACTGCGCCAAGCGGGCACCCAACCAACTATCGACGGTCCGTTTGAGCGGCTGACCACCATACTTGCCGATGTACGTGATGCCATCACCCGCATGAGGATGCAGCGGATTGAGACATTATTCGCTGCCCTGCCCAGGCTTGTCCGCGACCTTTCTGCTGAACTCGGCAAACAAGTCATGGTCGACCTCGAAGGCGGTGACGTGGAATTGGATCGTGAGATGATTGAGACGATCCGAGATCCGATCACTCACATCATACGAAACGCAATTGACCATGGGATGGAAAGCCCAACCACCCGCTTGTCCAATGGCAAACGCGAGGTGGGCATCATGTCTATTTCTGCGCGCCAATCCGGAAACACAATTTCTATCGTCGTTAGCGATGATGGCGCGGGTATTGATTCTGAGCGTATCTTGGCAAAAGGCATTGCGACCGGCCTAATTTCGGAAAGTCAGCGCACCGAATTGAGCCGCGAAGACATCCTGCAATTGATTTTTGAGCCTGGTTTTTCGACAGCCGAAGAAGTCAGCAGCGTATCCGGACGAGGTGTGGGCCTTGATGTCGTTCGTCAGAATTTGGAACGGGTCGGTGGCAGCATTAAAGTCACCAGCACTCTTGGGGTGGGCACTATGTTCACTCTGCAAGTGCCCCTCACCCTTAGCATCATTGCCGGATTGACCGTCGAGATTGGCGATCAACGATTTGCCATTCCGCAAAGTTATGTCGAAGAGATCATCCACGCATCATCCAAGGCTCTCGATTACACGCAAATGGGTGAAACGGCCTTGGTCACATTCCGGGGCAACCGGGTTCCATGCCTGATGCTGACCGAAGTATTGGATCTACCGGCCGGAGATTTGGTCCAAGGCGAACACACAATGGTGATGTTGCGTTTGGCCAGCGGCGACTTGTTTGCCTTGGCGGTGGACCGAATTCATTCTCACGGCGATGTTGTGGTCAAACCTTTAGCCCCTGCAGTGATGCGCAGCGGGTATTACGCGGGGTCCACGCTGCTTGATGATGGCCAACCTGTTTTGCTTCTCGATGTGACCAACATTGCGGGTGAATACGGCCTTGTCTCAGACGCTCGCAACCGGGTACTTCAATCGTTCGACGACCAATCGGCAGACGACGAACAAGATGCATGCCGGGCCATGGTGTTTACCGATTACAACGGGCGCCGCTGTGCCGTTCGGTTGGAACTGGTGCAACGGATCGAAACCGCTCCCGTATCAGCAATTGATCTTTCTGGTGCATCACCGCGCGCGGTCATTGATGGCGCAATACTTCCACTGATTGGATTGCCCGACGGGCCAATATCATCGGAAAAAGTACGTCTATTGCGACTAACCGATGGTGCATGTGAATTGCTCTATGCAGTGCGTGAAATTGATGATGCCACACAATTGGACGACGTTCTAAAACCCGAAACCGATGACGCCTTGATAGAGGCTGTGACGTTGGTGAACGGCCAAACCATCGCCTTGATCGATGGCCACGAATTGTTCGCCCGTCATGGTGAGGCACCGCAAGACGCCGAGAAACCAAAATGCCGGTTACCGGACTCTGATTGGGCCCGGACAATCCTAGGCCCACTGGTGACGTCTGCTGGCTATAACATCGCGAAATCTGATGAACCGGATCAGGATGTGGCGATTTGGTTTGATGATGAATACGAAGCCGCTCTGGCGTTGGATGTGACGTTCAACTCTCCGGTTATTCGCCTTCGTGATCTGCCCGAAGCCACTGAGGGCGCGTCAACGATCTATCGTTACGATCGCGAAGCGGTCATCGATGCCTTGCGCAAAGCGCGCGCTGTCGGAGGGGAACGGTGA
- a CDS encoding chemotaxis protein CheW: MNNLLVLAQIAGRRCAFNAHDVSSVIEVGSVTPVPRSPDFISGITAMRSQALTVIDCRRALGFDANRWSLDHRAIVVAVENYSYALRVDSIEDITTAASEPEQVPGGFGREWARAATGMIETHDGPVLLIDLPQMIAGPEPFAGAA; encoded by the coding sequence ATGAACAACTTGCTTGTTTTGGCTCAAATCGCTGGGCGTCGTTGCGCATTCAACGCGCATGACGTGAGCTCGGTCATCGAAGTCGGTTCGGTCACTCCCGTGCCGCGCTCGCCCGACTTTATTTCGGGGATCACTGCCATGCGCAGTCAGGCATTGACGGTGATTGATTGCCGACGTGCATTGGGTTTTGATGCCAATAGGTGGTCGCTTGATCATCGTGCGATTGTCGTGGCCGTCGAAAATTATTCTTACGCTCTGCGCGTGGATTCCATCGAAGACATCACCACCGCTGCGAGTGAACCGGAACAGGTTCCCGGTGGGTTTGGCAGAGAATGGGCGCGCGCTGCAACGGGAATGATCGAAACCCATGACGGCCCCGTCTTGTTGATCGATCTGCCTCAAATGATCGCTGGTCCCGAACCCTTCGCAGGGGCGGCTTAA
- a CDS encoding response regulator, with the protein MKTCLIVDDSRVIRKVSRHILETLGFTVDEAENGQMGLDACLVAMPDVVLLDWNMPVMTGIEFITQLRQRPGGDKPKVVFCTTENDVAHIREAISAGADEYVMKPFDHETLQIKLQLVGFA; encoded by the coding sequence ATGAAAACATGCCTAATCGTCGATGATTCCAGAGTAATCCGCAAAGTTTCGAGACATATCCTCGAAACCCTCGGTTTCACCGTGGACGAAGCCGAAAACGGTCAAATGGGTCTGGATGCGTGCCTTGTTGCGATGCCTGACGTTGTCCTTTTGGATTGGAACATGCCGGTCATGACCGGGATCGAATTCATCACGCAACTGCGCCAGCGACCGGGCGGGGACAAACCGAAAGTCGTGTTTTGCACCACGGAAAATGATGTCGCCCATATCCGCGAAGCGATCAGCGCCGGCGCGGACGAATATGTAATGAAACCTTTTGATCACGAAACTCTTCAGATCAAACTGCAATTGGTGGGTTTCGCGTGA
- the cheB gene encoding chemotaxis-specific protein-glutamate methyltransferase CheB, giving the protein MNAPTSSPSRLLRKANPLDETSTGQAGAAPVANRPADAIRVMLIDDSLTVRTVFKRMVESDAGMVVSQTASSAERGIAQLKDADIDVILLDLEMPGMGGLEALPMILKVAPEAQVMVVSSLTEDGAEATVQALSTGAADTMLKPRPGGFNEEYRSQLLSKIRALGGANDPAKSGAGSATPDDTRKQTDRQKRRTKRPDVLAIGASTGGIHALNVLMRKLTPDFDLPILITQHLPSSFIPVFARQIEVASGRPTHIAEDGTEIRRGEIAIATGHGHMVARRIGDRLVTRIKVEAVENGCMPSVDPMLSSLTEICEGRVLAIILSGMGRDGLEGAELLTAAGGTVWAQDAETSAVWGMPGSVAKAGLTSLVASPEELGAAIMDQFSLTGAVAQQPETQGAAR; this is encoded by the coding sequence GTGAACGCACCGACTTCCTCCCCCTCGCGTTTGCTGCGCAAAGCCAATCCGTTGGATGAAACTTCAACTGGTCAGGCGGGTGCTGCGCCTGTGGCGAACCGACCGGCCGACGCAATCCGTGTGATGTTGATCGACGATTCTTTGACCGTCCGCACAGTGTTCAAACGCATGGTCGAAAGCGACGCAGGGATGGTCGTGTCTCAAACCGCGAGCAGCGCTGAACGCGGGATTGCTCAACTTAAAGACGCAGACATCGATGTCATTCTGCTCGACCTTGAAATGCCCGGAATGGGCGGTCTCGAAGCGTTGCCGATGATATTGAAGGTCGCACCCGAGGCGCAAGTCATGGTGGTGTCATCGCTTACCGAAGACGGGGCCGAGGCCACCGTTCAGGCGCTCTCAACTGGCGCAGCGGACACCATGTTGAAGCCCCGACCTGGTGGATTCAACGAAGAATATCGCAGCCAACTTTTATCCAAGATCCGCGCGCTGGGCGGAGCCAACGATCCCGCCAAATCAGGCGCCGGGTCGGCCACACCCGACGATACGCGCAAGCAAACCGACCGTCAGAAAAGACGGACAAAACGGCCCGATGTTCTGGCAATTGGCGCGTCAACAGGTGGCATCCACGCGCTCAACGTCTTGATGCGGAAACTCACCCCTGATTTTGATCTGCCGATCTTGATCACACAGCACCTTCCAAGTTCATTCATCCCTGTCTTCGCCCGTCAGATCGAAGTCGCCAGCGGACGGCCAACGCATATCGCGGAAGATGGCACCGAAATTCGCAGAGGCGAGATTGCGATCGCCACGGGTCATGGACACATGGTTGCGCGCCGCATTGGCGATCGTCTTGTCACCCGGATCAAAGTCGAAGCGGTAGAAAATGGCTGCATGCCATCGGTTGATCCCATGCTGTCGAGCTTAACAGAGATCTGCGAAGGCCGCGTCCTCGCCATCATCTTGTCTGGAATGGGACGTGATGGGCTGGAAGGGGCCGAACTTTTGACCGCTGCAGGCGGCACAGTGTGGGCACAAGATGCCGAAACCAGCGCCGTTTGGGGCATGCCCGGATCCGTTGCAAAGGCTGGCTTAACCAGCCTCGTTGCGTCTCCCGAAGAATTGGGGGCAGCGATAATGGATCAATTCTCCTTAACTGGGGCCGTCGCCCAACAACCTGAGACACAAGGCGCAGCACGCTGA